In a genomic window of Zingiber officinale cultivar Zhangliang chromosome 9B, Zo_v1.1, whole genome shotgun sequence:
- the LOC122024920 gene encoding serine/threonine-protein kinase D6PK-like yields the protein MPDDLVDDLQSMSFGSSDRSGISSSLSSSSSSFSASLHKPRLARDPITDAIRRLGSSAGGGPGGNPLAMSDLRFVRRLGSGDIGNVYLAEIKCDGTEELLLAAKVMDKKELEGRSKEGRARTEREILEALDHPFLPRLYACAENDRYFCLLTEFCPGGDLHVLRQRQPGKRFDEAAVRFYASEVVVAMEYVHMMGIVYRDLKPENILVRSDGHIMLTDFDLSFKCDSAAAPAAQIVTDQMPVLPTSHTGIGGRGITEFSAASCIIPSCIVPAVSCFHPARRKRRKQQPGRRGPCLEFVAEPVDLRSMSFVGTHEYLAPEIVSGEGHGSAVDWWTLGVFVFEMLYGVTPFKGPDHELTLANIVARALEFPKEPTVSAAARDFITGLLVKDPERRLGSTMGAAAIKRHPFFNGVKWALLRCAVPPYVPPSFTLSTHSGDGSDDSCPGTPVDYY from the exons ATGCCGGACGATCTCGTGGACGACCTCCAGAGCATGAGCTTCGGTTCTTCCGACCGCTCCGGCATCTCCAGTTCCCTTTCTTCctcctcatcctccttctccgCCTCCCTCCACAAGCCTCGCCTCGCCAGAGACCCCATCACCGACGCGATCCGCCGGCTTGGCTCTTCGGCCGGAGGCGGGCCAGGCGGGAACCCCCTCGCCATGTCGGATCTGAGGTTCGTGCGGCGCCTTGGAAGCGGGGACATCGGCAACGTGTACCTAGCGGAAATCAAGTGCGACGGGACTGAGGAGCTTCTGCTGGCGGCCAAGGTGATGGACAAGAAGGAGCTCGAGGGGCGGAGCAAGGAGGGGCGTGCTCGGACGGAGCGCGAGATCCTGGAGGCACTCGACCACCCCTTCCTCCCTCGCCTCTACGCCTGCGCCGAGAACGACCGCTATTTCTGCCTCCTCACCGAGTTCTGCCCCGGAGGCGATCTCCACGTTCTTCGCCAGCGCCAGCCGGGCAAGCGCTTCGACGAGGCCGCCGTCAG GTTCTACGCGTCGGAGGTGGTGGTGGCCATGGAGTACGTCCACATGATGGGCATTGTCTACCGAGACCTGAAACCCGAGAACATTCTCGTGCGCAGCGACGGCCACATCATGCTAACCGACTTTGACCTTTCCTTCAAGTGCGACTCTGCCGCCGCCCCCGCCGCGCAGATCGTTACCGACCAGATGCCGGTCCTGCCGACGTCTCACACCGGCATCGGCGGAAGAGGAATAACCGAGTTCTCTGCGGCCTCCTGCATCATCCCCAGCTGCATCGTGCCCGCCGTCTCCTGCTTCCACCCGGCCAGGCGCAAGCGCAGGAAGCAGCAGCCTGGGCGCCGCGGCCCGTGCCTGGAGTTCGTGGCCGAGCCGGTGGACCTCCGCTCCATGTCCTTCGTGGGGACGCACGAGTACCTCGCGCCAGAGATCGTCTCAGGGGAAGGCCATGGCAGCGCCGTCGACTGGTGGACGCTCGGCGTCTTCGTGTTCGAGATGCTTTACGGCGTGACGCCGTTTAAGGGCCCTGACCACGAGCTGACGCTGGCGAACATCGTCGCGCGGGCGCTGGAATTCCCCAAGGAGCCGACCGTGTCAGCAGCCGCCAGGGACTTCATCACCGGCCTGCTGGTGAAGGACCCCGAGCGGCGGCTGGGCTCCACCATGGGCGCCGCAGCCATCAAGCGTCACCCGTTCTTCAACGGAGTCAAATGGGCCCTACTTCGGTGCGCCGTGCCGCCCTACGTGCCGCCTTCGTTCACCCTCAGTACCCATAGCGGCGATGGGTCGGACGACAGCTGTCCCGGCACGCCGGTGGACTACTACTAA
- the LOC122024838 gene encoding putative phytosulfokines 6 isoform X2, whose protein sequence is MWPLVPRLRPLISSCQVLVFTHYVCVYILYPRCCCSPHLSSLAASTFRMRQSSPLFFLLLLLLLLAFHTAAMASRVLREDEITGSEEIKYEPVNELEFFPRHNLVGTEGCKDGNEECLDRRVMYEAHLDYIYTQHRPKP, encoded by the exons ATGTGGCCATTGGTCCCTCGCCTTCGCCCCTTGATCTCATCATGCCAAGTGTTGGTGTTCACTCattatgtgtgtgtatatattctTTATCCTCGCTGCTGCTGCTCTCCACATCTGTCATCTCTAGCTGCAAGCACCTTCAGAATGAGGCAGTcgtctcctctcttcttcctgctgctgctcctcctcctcctcgccttCCACACCGCAGCGATGGCTTCTCGCGTTCTTCGTGAAGACGAGATTACAGGGTCTGAAGAAATCAAATATGAACCAGTGAATGAACTGGAGTTCTTCCCTCGGCACAAT CTGGTAGGCACGGAGGGATGCAAGGATGGGAACGAAGAATGCCTCGACAGGAGAGTCATGTACGAAGCTCATTTGGACTACATCTACACTCAGCATCGCCCTAAGCCGTAG
- the LOC122024838 gene encoding uncharacterized protein LOC122024838 isoform X1 — MWPLVPRLRPLISSCQVLVFTHYVCVYILYPRCCCSPHLSSLAASTFRMRQSSPLFFLLLLLLLLAFHTAAMASRVLREDEITGSEEIKYEPVNELEFFPRHNARRDARMGTKNASTGESCTKLIWTTSTLSIALSRSPATDLEGGGKV, encoded by the exons ATGTGGCCATTGGTCCCTCGCCTTCGCCCCTTGATCTCATCATGCCAAGTGTTGGTGTTCACTCattatgtgtgtgtatatattctTTATCCTCGCTGCTGCTGCTCTCCACATCTGTCATCTCTAGCTGCAAGCACCTTCAGAATGAGGCAGTcgtctcctctcttcttcctgctgctgctcctcctcctcctcgccttCCACACCGCAGCGATGGCTTCTCGCGTTCTTCGTGAAGACGAGATTACAGGGTCTGAAGAAATCAAATATGAACCAGTGAATGAACTGGAGTTCTTCCCTCGGCACAAT GCACGGAGGGATGCAAGGATGGGAACGAAGAATGCCTCGACAGGAGAGTCATGTACGAAGCTCATTTGGACTACATCTACACTCAGCATCGCCCTAAGCCGTAGTCCAGCAACAGACTTAGAGGGAGGGGGGAAAGTGTAA